In Limnochordia bacterium, a single window of DNA contains:
- the rnc gene encoding ribonuclease III: MQRRIGDLAQLERSIQYHFRDRKLIQQALTHSSYRYEAGLTGDNERLEFLGDTVLDLIISEYLYQRFPESNEGVLAKARASLVCSKNLARHALALSLGKYLLLGRGEDKSGGRRRASLLANTLEAVIAAVYLDGGYEACRHFVLRLFDEDLPDKLDKTQFLDPKSALQEYSQTHYHVSPEYRLKSSWGPDHAKLYAVQACVKAQVVGEGMGRSRKAAEQSAALQAWKTVEQWSKEFR, translated from the coding sequence TTGCAACGACGGATAGGTGACCTTGCACAACTAGAAAGGTCCATACAGTACCATTTTCGCGATCGCAAGTTGATTCAACAGGCCTTAACCCACAGCTCCTATCGCTATGAGGCAGGACTTACAGGAGATAATGAACGACTAGAGTTTCTGGGAGATACGGTGTTAGATCTCATTATAAGTGAGTATCTCTACCAGCGGTTCCCCGAAAGTAATGAGGGCGTCCTGGCTAAGGCGCGGGCTAGTTTGGTCTGTTCTAAGAATTTAGCCCGGCATGCACTGGCACTTTCCCTCGGAAAATATCTGTTGCTTGGGAGAGGGGAAGACAAAAGCGGTGGCCGCAGACGTGCTTCCCTTCTAGCCAATACATTGGAGGCGGTTATTGCTGCAGTCTATCTTGATGGTGGCTATGAAGCATGCCGTCATTTTGTGCTTAGATTATTTGACGAGGATCTTCCTGATAAACTTGACAAGACACAATTTCTTGACCCAAAAAGTGCCCTACAAGAATATTCCCAAACCCACTATCATGTATCACCGGAGTACCGGTTAAAGTCTTCATGGGGTCCAGATCATGCGAAACTGTACGCGGTCCAGGCTTGTGTAAAAGCACAAGTAGTTGGGGAAGGAATGGGAAGAAGCCGCAAAGCGGCAGAACAATCCGCTGCTTTGCAGGCCTGGAAGACAGTCGAGCAGTGGTCTAAGGAATTTAGATAA